Below is a window of Chlamydiota bacterium DNA.
CTTCTATTTTAACATCAAACTTCTTCTGGCAAATTGAAGGGCTAGACAAACATTCCCCTGTTGTGACATCGTATTGCCAGCCATGCCAAGGACACATCACTTCTTTACCTTCTAGACTTCCTTCGCCTAAAGGGCCTCCTCGATGTTTACAGATATTATCAATCGCATAAAAATTCCCACTGATATTAAAAAGGGCAATCGATTTTCCTTCAATGTCAATGGCCATTCCTGTTTCCTCTGGAATATCTTTACGATTTGCAATCTTGATAAAATTGGACATATGCCCTCCCGTTATTAGTCACCGGTGGTAATCGACCGAGCCACAGTTTTGTCGCCATAAGCTTTCGTCCACCCATGTGCATGAAAAGAGTCCACAGTCGACAGTCAATGGTCGGCAGATTTAAAGGAAGCATTCTTTTCTATGGACTGTGGACCGTTGACTATGGACTCATTTTTATATTAGTCCTTCTTGAGAAAAGAAGTCAATGTAAGTTCTTTAAAATTTTTCTGATAAAAAGTTTTTGACTTGTTCATTAGGTGTGCTAAAATTTTCTTTCGATGAACCACAAAGGCCCTTATCATCCTCGCTTTCTCTTTTTCCTACTTTTATCGCTTACTACTTTTCTAGGTTGTGATCAAGGAGATGTCCGAAAAGCTTCAGGAAATTATGAAGTCACTGTTGTAGATCCCAGTGGCAAGAGTGATGTGGGAGATGCCAGTGTTACAAACTCTGGGGACTTCTTTTCCATTGTTATTAACAGCACGGTAGGTCATTTTGCGATTACGGGAACGTTGAAGGATAATAAGATTGAGACGACGTTTACGGATTCGGGGGGAAACAGTGCTACGGCTACCTTCCAATTTTCAGTCGATCGAAGTACCTTTACTGGAAATATCCAGACCACCACAGGTTTGTTTGTCGTTCGTGGCACCCACCTTTAAAATCAGCTATAAGTTAAAAATAGACTCAATTAAACTTACCGCTTATAGGTTAAAGATTAGCGGTTATTCTTGGGTCATTTCAAAGATAAAAGCGGGAGGAATATTTCTCAATTCCATCTGAGATTTGAGGTTGTTGAAAAAACCCTTAAGGTAAGAGCCTGCTTTAGAGGAATATTGATTATAGATAATGAACTTTCCTCCTTGAGTCAATACCTGTTTTGTTTTTTTCAGAAGACTTTTAATTTCTTGCTCGTTAAAGAACGAAAGGGGAATCGAAGAAAGAATTAAATCCACCTCTTTTATTTTTAATTTTTTGAGATAGATATCAACCTTTTTTGCATCCCCATGAATCACTTCAAGCCTTGAATCATTTATTTTTTTTAATTCCTCACAGAACTTTTTATTGGTTTCTATCACGATAAATCGTGCATTTTTGGGCAGTTTCTTTAAAAGCGTTTTGGTGAGAACGCCATTTCCTGGACCATACTCGATGACGGTCTTTATTGTTTCAGTCTTAATTTTACTTAGGACTCTTGTGTGGACAAATCTAGAACTAGGGAAAATAGCTCCGATCTGACGATCCTTGAGGAAGTTTAGAAAAAAATGCAATCGCTTCATTTTCGCCTCTGAATTCTTAAAAATTCTTCTATAAATCTACAAAACGTCCGTGTATATTATATCCAATTTTTCTTGAAGAAAAGGAAAGAGTTTTTGTAGCTATCTATTCATGGGCGATTAGCTCAGTTGGCTAGAGCGCGAGCTCGACACGCTCGAGGTCACAGGTTCGACCCCTGTATCGCCCAAATAATACAGTTCAATATTTTAGGTTCAAAGTTTAAAGTTAAGAAACTGAATGCGATTTACGAAATACGAAAGACGATCGACGGTATTTAAATGAGTTACGGTCCAGAACCACAACATGCCTCGTTAACACCTGAGCTTGAAAAGTGTCGGCACAGTTCAGCCCATATCATGGCCCAAGCTGTGAAGCGTCTTTTCCCCAATGCCAAAATGACCATTGGCCCTGCGATTGAGACAGGTTTTTACTACGATTTTGATCTGGATCACCCCTTCTCCGTAGAGGATCTGAGTCGTATTGAAGATGAAATGAAAAAAATTGTTGCTGAGGATTTTAAATTCTCCAGAGAAGAAATTCCCCGAGAAGAGGCCATTAAGCTTTTTGAAAAGATGGGAGAGCCCTTTAAAGTCGAAATTTTAAAAGAGATTCAAGATGGCATTGTTAGCACCTATCGTCAGGGCGAATTTTTGGATTTATGCCGAGGCCCCCATTTAGAGAGCACAGGAAAGCTAAAGGCCTTTAAGCTTTTGAGTGTGGCTGGAGCCTACTGGCGAGGCAATGAAAAAAACAAAATGCTCCAAAGAATTTATGGAACGGCTTTCCCTTCCCGCCAAGAACTGGAGAGCTACTTAAAACAGTTGGAAGAATCAAAGCTGCGGGATCATCGTAGGCTTGGAAAAGAGCTGGGTCTTTTTAGTATTTACCCGGAGGCGGGGCCAGGTCTTATTTTTTGGCATCCTAAGGGAGGACGGGTTCGGTGGATTTTAGAAAATTTTTGGAGAGATGAACATTTTAAGAGGGGTTATGAATTTGTCTATAGCCCTCATGTTGCTCGTCTAGAGCTTTGGAAAAAAAGCGGTCATTGGGACTACTATCGAGAAAGCATGTATCCTCCCATGGAGCTAGAAGAAGATCAGTATGTGGCTAAACCCATGAACTGTCCGGGTCATATTCTCATGTTTCGCTCAGGCATCCGAAGCTATCGAGACCTCCCTTTAAGGTTTGCCGAATTGGGAACGGTTTATCGATTTGAAAGAACCGGGGTACTTCATGGTTTAATGCGGGTTCGTGGATTTACTCAGGATGATGCCCATATTTTTTGCGCTCCGGATCAACTTCAAAATGAGATTCAAAGGGTATTGGAACTTGTCGATTTTATGATGAAGGTTTTCGGGTTTCAGTATCAAGTTGCATTAAGTACACGGCCCGAAAAGTTTGTAGGCGAAGTTGAGCTTTGGGACCAAGCAACTCGATCCTTAGAAGAAGCTCTTAAGACCCGATCGATCTCTTATAAAATTGATCTGGGAGAAGGGGTGTTTTACGGACCCAAGATTGATATTAAATTAATCGATGCTCTTGGACGAGGCTGGCAAGGCCCGACGATCCAAGTTGATTTTAATTTGCCTCATCGCTTTGAAGCAACCTTTGTCGCTTCCGATGGAAAGCATCATCCTGTTGTCATGGTGCATCGAGCGGTCTGGGGGAGCATGGAGCGTTTTTTAGGAATTTTAATTGAGCATTTTCGAGGGGCATTCCCATTATGGCTGGCTCCCGTTCAAGTTAAAGTTCTTCCCATCACAAGTTCAGAGATAGATTACGCAAAAGGAATCATTCAAAAATTAACTCAAGCCTCTCTTCGATGCGAACTTGATGATCGACCTGAAAAAATTGGTTTTAAAATTAGAGAGGCCCAAGGGGAGAAAATTCCTTACATGTTGATTGTAGGGGATCGAGAGAAAAAAGCAGAAACGGTCGCCGTTCGAAACCGAAAAAAAGGGGATATGGGGGTCATGGCATTTCCAGCATTTTTGGATCTGGCTCTAAAAGAAATTTCTGAAAAGATTCAATGATTTTTCTACTATAAAACCTACCGAAGAGATCGTTTATTTTCGTCACCCCATTCACTTCCAAAAGCAGATATGGCTGTGTCGCATAGACCCAAGTAGATAAGACCCTTGATCTCATACTTTATTTTTCATAGTTGTTTTTTTGAAACGAACACAATGGTATAATTCGCCTTTTCGAAGGGTAGAGAATATGCTAAGGATAGGAATGGAATCTTCGATGAAACACGTGACCATTTTTTTCTCTTTTTTATTGTTATTGGGTGTGGTCGGACTGATTGCACAGCAGGGTTCAAGTTTGGAAGTGGTGTCGTTGGGGCTTCACGATGAAGCTGGAATGGATGTGAGTGGGAAAATAGTTCGACCTTCCTCGCATTTGACGCTTGAAATGAAATACAATCGGCGAGGTTTTCCCAAAGAGATTCTCACCACCCTTGAAATTCAATTGTTTGATACTCAAGGGAATGTGCTTCTTCAAGATAAACTGGATCGTCCTCCCTTAGAGGGGACGCGAAAGGATTCTTACAAAATCGATATTCCTAGAGATGCTCAAGGGAAATTTTTGGTTGTTCTTACCCTGCGTGTTTCTCAAGGGGATCAAATTTTTTCCGAAGTGACAAAGACGGTTCCATTTGACGTTTCTATTTGAGGATTGAAAGAATATGATGGATTCTAAAGTTTTGATGTCCTCGGGTGAGTCTTCTCCTGAAGTTACAGATGCCATTCCAGTTCGTGTGAGCCGTTTGGGAAAGCGTTTTAGGTTAAGACATGAACGAGAAAGGTCTCTTAAATCGACCTTACTTTCTCTTTTTAAATCAAGAAGTCGCGGAGAGGATTTCTGGGCCTTAAGAAATATTTCATTTGACGTGGAGCGAGGAGAAACCTTAGGAATGATTGGGGCCAATGGGGCAGGGAAGAGTACGCTTCTAGGGCTTTTGGCTCAAACGATGAAGCCAACGGAAGGGGCTGTAGAAATCCACGGTCGTGTTTCAAGCCTCTTGGAATTGGGGGCCGGTTTTCATCCAG
It encodes the following:
- the nirD gene encoding nitrite reductase small subunit NirD: MSNFIKIANRKDIPEETGMAIDIEGKSIALFNISGNFYAIDNICKHRGGPLGEGSLEGKEVMCPWHGWQYDVTTGECLSSPSICQKKFDVKIEGDDILVDASND
- a CDS encoding methyltransferase domain-containing protein; amino-acid sequence: MKRLHFFLNFLKDRQIGAIFPSSRFVHTRVLSKIKTETIKTVIEYGPGNGVLTKTLLKKLPKNARFIVIETNKKFCEELKKINDSRLEVIHGDAKKVDIYLKKLKIKEVDLILSSIPLSFFNEQEIKSLLKKTKQVLTQGGKFIIYNQYSSKAGSYLKGFFNNLKSQMELRNIPPAFIFEMTQE
- the thrS gene encoding threonine--tRNA ligase → MSYGPEPQHASLTPELEKCRHSSAHIMAQAVKRLFPNAKMTIGPAIETGFYYDFDLDHPFSVEDLSRIEDEMKKIVAEDFKFSREEIPREEAIKLFEKMGEPFKVEILKEIQDGIVSTYRQGEFLDLCRGPHLESTGKLKAFKLLSVAGAYWRGNEKNKMLQRIYGTAFPSRQELESYLKQLEESKLRDHRRLGKELGLFSIYPEAGPGLIFWHPKGGRVRWILENFWRDEHFKRGYEFVYSPHVARLELWKKSGHWDYYRESMYPPMELEEDQYVAKPMNCPGHILMFRSGIRSYRDLPLRFAELGTVYRFERTGVLHGLMRVRGFTQDDAHIFCAPDQLQNEIQRVLELVDFMMKVFGFQYQVALSTRPEKFVGEVELWDQATRSLEEALKTRSISYKIDLGEGVFYGPKIDIKLIDALGRGWQGPTIQVDFNLPHRFEATFVASDGKHHPVVMVHRAVWGSMERFLGILIEHFRGAFPLWLAPVQVKVLPITSSEIDYAKGIIQKLTQASLRCELDDRPEKIGFKIREAQGEKIPYMLIVGDREKKAETVAVRNRKKGDMGVMAFPAFLDLALKEISEKIQ